The proteins below are encoded in one region of Sulfitobacter sp. SK012:
- a CDS encoding DUF302 domain-containing protein — protein MTQSWFSFLVAAFVACAGITASADETKQAAVDQSFEAVQAAVSAAGLVEIIQIDHARLAAAVGVEMPSARVQLFSDPNLNALVLKENIRAGLDLPFRALSYDEGGVPALSYTSSAFLAQRHGLTATLADFDARLSDVFSQVEELSPQQVATQDITPDFAILEIESKYGVKETVARLRDVVTAQSDTIWFGDIDFQAEAADYNVSLVPAQLLLFGGPAPGGVAMAEFPAIGLDAFCQKLLVYEGSDGKAIVIFNDIAALARLHYGRSTEPHNLLNQRLTATFSGAVE, from the coding sequence ATGACGCAATCATGGTTTTCGTTTCTTGTCGCGGCGTTTGTTGCATGCGCCGGCATCACCGCAAGCGCCGATGAGACAAAACAAGCAGCCGTCGATCAGTCCTTTGAGGCTGTGCAGGCCGCAGTTTCGGCGGCGGGTTTGGTAGAGATCATTCAAATTGACCACGCAAGGTTGGCTGCAGCGGTGGGTGTAGAAATGCCATCCGCCCGCGTCCAGCTTTTTTCTGATCCAAATCTCAATGCCCTAGTTTTAAAAGAGAATATTCGGGCAGGTCTGGATTTACCGTTCCGGGCTCTGTCTTATGATGAAGGGGGAGTTCCAGCTCTTTCCTACACCTCATCGGCCTTCCTAGCGCAACGACATGGCTTGACCGCTACGCTCGCTGATTTTGATGCCCGGTTGAGTGATGTCTTCTCACAAGTGGAAGAACTGTCGCCACAGCAGGTCGCGACGCAAGATATCACACCTGATTTTGCGATCCTTGAGATCGAATCAAAATATGGGGTCAAGGAAACTGTTGCACGGCTAAGAGATGTTGTTACGGCCCAATCAGATACGATCTGGTTTGGCGATATCGACTTTCAGGCAGAAGCAGCTGACTACAATGTGTCATTGGTGCCTGCGCAGCTTCTTTTGTTTGGTGGCCCGGCACCGGGCGGCGTTGCGATGGCGGAGTTTCCGGCCATTGGGTTAGATGCATTTTGCCAAAAATTGCTGGTTTATGAGGGCAGTGATGGCAAGGCAATTGTGATATTCAATGACATCGCAGCCCTGGCACGCCTCCACTACGGTCGCTCCACTGAACCTCATAACCTATTAAACCAAAGACTAACTGCGACCTTTAGCGGGGCTGTCGAATGA
- a CDS encoding DUF4345 family protein: protein MACGPLRAPFTRPALWSLFIFMSGLAASRIVSILVDGMPNFVLLFYLFAEITFAVLALTAIKRNP, encoded by the coding sequence TTGGCTTGCGGGCCGTTGCGTGCTCCGTTCACGCGCCCAGCCCTATGGAGCCTATTCATCTTTATGAGCGGGCTTGCTGCTAGCCGGATTGTCAGCATCCTTGTTGATGGCATGCCGAATTTTGTCCTATTGTTCTATTTGTTTGCCGAAATTACATTCGCTGTGCTGGCGCTTACGGCAATCAAGAGGAACCCGTAG
- a CDS encoding OmpA family protein — protein sequence MSSLTIRGFWAVLLVLLLPIAGQASEIGTVNFKFDSDQLDAQGQAQVAEIAQRLKSVSSYKPTVVVGYTDAVGSSSYNQSLGQRRADTVAKELSSAGVPIDRIGTVKSRGKSDLLIKVASAERQNRRVTVELSDILAACQSFRAVPLAQSAIGDELQQDLLNRLSEAVISYDRFNGNGANGSAFQMAGAARQDCGQAVGYGADSVRKLEYAKKCFCNSARLQTALGNTP from the coding sequence ATGAGTTCGCTTACGATTAGAGGATTTTGGGCCGTCTTATTGGTCCTGTTGCTTCCTATCGCGGGCCAAGCCTCCGAAATTGGGACTGTGAATTTCAAATTCGATTCGGACCAGCTGGATGCCCAAGGGCAGGCTCAGGTCGCCGAAATCGCCCAGCGGCTGAAAAGCGTGAGCAGTTATAAGCCTACGGTTGTTGTTGGTTACACGGACGCTGTCGGGTCCTCGTCTTACAATCAATCTCTGGGTCAACGCCGTGCAGACACCGTGGCCAAAGAACTTTCGTCAGCCGGTGTGCCAATCGACAGGATTGGGACTGTCAAAAGCCGAGGCAAAAGCGATCTGTTGATCAAAGTAGCATCAGCTGAGCGTCAAAATCGCCGCGTCACGGTCGAACTTTCAGATATCCTTGCCGCCTGTCAGAGTTTCCGTGCTGTTCCTTTGGCACAATCCGCCATCGGAGACGAGTTGCAACAGGATCTGCTTAACCGCCTGTCTGAGGCTGTTATCTCCTATGATCGGTTCAACGGGAACGGAGCGAATGGTTCTGCATTTCAGATGGCAGGCGCCGCAAGACAAGATTGCGGCCAAGCTGTCGGGTATGGCGCGGACTCTGTCCGCAAGTTGGAATATGCAAAGAAGTGTTTTTGCAATTCAGCTCGATTGCAAACGGCACTCGGAAACACGCCGTAA
- a CDS encoding TolC family protein — protein sequence MKSRLCISALLSISCLLLPSASLALSLKDVILYVLETNPDIKTAESNKQAIEFELDQARSLRAPRFELEAFAGSSLNDGSTTPDLSSADSWVNGYEISGRVSQLLFDGFETRSEIDRQAYRIDAAAYRVLERSEVLSLEAVRLYSDVLRIRSLTAFAKKNRDYHSTALDRVRRAYDQGVVSIGDLQQAEERFLLAEDTILAFDLDKDDIESLFLAVVGVEPKGLGTVPNIAGSVPSNLEAALQIGRTQNPSILFLQSDIGAAEAQSRRVDANAAPKLFLEADGRFGNDVGGYEGNVADAKVGLVLRYEFQGTSKRSARQEQIRRVGESRSRLLSQTRLVEREVRQSWSTLQSAQRRTKTIQAQADIALKLRQTYEAEFDVGQRSLLDVLNTQNALFQAQANLVNARSLENYVRYRILASIGILLPTLDVPVPEDAKVYARERQGVPALDKNGDRQRLDAKSFKEWRKSLE from the coding sequence GTGAAATCTAGACTTTGTATTTCTGCGTTACTTAGCATTTCGTGTCTGTTGTTGCCCAGTGCCTCGCTTGCACTGTCTCTCAAAGATGTGATCCTTTACGTCCTTGAAACCAACCCCGATATCAAAACAGCCGAGTCGAACAAACAAGCGATTGAGTTTGAATTGGACCAGGCACGCAGTTTGCGTGCGCCTCGCTTTGAATTGGAAGCCTTTGCCGGATCAAGCTTGAATGATGGCTCGACCACGCCCGATCTGTCGTCGGCAGATAGCTGGGTGAATGGCTATGAAATCAGCGGGCGCGTTTCGCAGCTACTGTTTGACGGGTTTGAAACGCGATCCGAGATTGACCGGCAAGCTTACCGCATCGACGCGGCAGCCTACCGCGTTCTTGAAAGATCTGAGGTGCTTTCTCTTGAGGCAGTCCGGCTTTATTCGGATGTACTTCGCATTAGGTCGCTGACGGCGTTTGCTAAGAAAAACCGTGATTATCATTCAACTGCGCTGGACCGCGTGCGCCGCGCCTATGATCAGGGCGTTGTTTCGATAGGTGACCTTCAACAAGCTGAGGAACGGTTTCTTTTGGCTGAGGACACCATTCTTGCGTTTGATCTGGACAAAGATGATATCGAATCTCTCTTTCTTGCTGTTGTCGGGGTCGAACCCAAAGGCTTAGGCACAGTTCCTAATATTGCTGGTTCTGTCCCCTCCAATCTGGAGGCTGCACTACAAATTGGACGCACCCAAAACCCCAGCATTTTGTTTTTGCAATCCGACATAGGCGCAGCAGAAGCTCAGTCTCGCCGGGTGGACGCGAACGCTGCTCCAAAACTCTTTCTCGAGGCGGATGGACGGTTCGGCAATGATGTTGGCGGCTACGAAGGCAATGTCGCTGATGCAAAGGTCGGTTTGGTGCTGCGGTATGAATTCCAAGGAACGTCCAAACGTTCTGCGCGCCAAGAACAGATACGTCGCGTTGGTGAAAGCCGCTCACGGCTTCTCTCTCAGACACGGCTTGTTGAACGCGAAGTGCGCCAAAGCTGGTCGACCCTTCAGTCAGCGCAGCGACGGACCAAGACCATTCAAGCTCAGGCTGACATTGCACTGAAGCTGCGCCAGACTTACGAGGCCGAATTTGACGTAGGCCAGCGTTCCTTGTTGGATGTTTTGAATACCCAAAACGCACTGTTTCAGGCTCAGGCCAACTTGGTCAATGCCCGGTCGCTCGAAAACTACGTGAGATACCGGATATTGGCTTCTATTGGCATTCTACTGCCAACACTGGATGTACCCGTGCCTGAAGATGCCAAGGTGTATGCGAGAGAACGGCAAGGCGTGCCTGCTCTGGACAAAAATGGAGACCGGCAACGCTTGGATGCCAAGTCTTTCAAAGAATGGCGCAAGTCGCTTGAGTGA
- a CDS encoding type I secretion system permease/ATPase, protein MKVSPKVVARDNRVEPRKKWSFKQDPRDPLAAAISTCLRLRGHDIGEDALLLGLALDDDGQLTPKTGLRAVEAHGHRAHITRRDITDLPDSVLPAVLFTTDRDACVLVQRDEKTARVIWPTRSDDALELPVADLEAAYAGHALLLQVNAESSPDPSASPAVRHWYWSVVSQFWPDFMQVILASALINLLALAVPIFTMNVYDRVFPNAALITLWSLVLGVGLALTFDAILKWIRALVVDKVSRRVDLAVSSEIFRHIADLRLDAETQSAGSLINNLKDYEQVRDFFSSQTLASLTDLAFAFLFIAVIAYIGGPLAWPPAIALTVVIIMGLVILVPLRTASNAARQTSGVKNAVAVEAITDLETLKAISGQNRMQARWEKQVAESARAQERSKRLATFATTLTALGQQVSSIGIVILGVYLALDGSLTMGAVIAAMILSGRAMAPTAALAGLFVRAGFAVSTLRSLNELMSRPSDKSAPGVTMNATTEDGAFELRQVSLQYEGAKVPAIQDISFKTGPRERIGLVGPVGAGKTSLVRVISGLYAPTNGMVLLDGLNISQLGSARLRRDVQLVPQEAVLFSGTLAENIAFGVPQATSEDLLRVARLAGVDRIAAAHPQGFAMPIGERGRNLSGGQRQMVALARALLPRPRVLILDEPTSSMDTQSEKLFIQSLTRVLDEWPMSLIVSTHRMGLLELVDRLILLDQGGLVMDGPKAQVIEQLSRKDERDKV, encoded by the coding sequence GTGAAGGTTTCGCCGAAGGTCGTCGCACGTGATAACCGGGTTGAGCCAAGAAAGAAGTGGTCCTTTAAACAGGATCCCCGTGATCCTTTGGCAGCAGCGATTTCAACCTGTTTGCGATTGCGCGGCCATGATATTGGCGAGGATGCTTTGCTCCTCGGCTTGGCACTCGACGATGATGGTCAACTAACCCCTAAAACGGGTTTGAGGGCGGTTGAGGCGCACGGGCATCGAGCACATATTACCCGTCGCGATATAACCGATCTGCCGGATTCAGTTTTGCCTGCAGTTCTTTTCACAACCGACCGGGATGCCTGCGTATTGGTCCAGAGGGACGAAAAAACAGCGCGGGTGATTTGGCCAACACGGTCGGATGATGCCCTGGAACTCCCAGTGGCAGATCTTGAGGCGGCTTACGCAGGTCACGCTCTGTTGCTGCAGGTCAATGCCGAGAGCAGCCCCGATCCTTCGGCGTCTCCTGCCGTGCGTCACTGGTATTGGAGCGTTGTTTCCCAGTTCTGGCCCGACTTCATGCAGGTGATCCTAGCTTCTGCGCTCATCAACCTATTGGCGCTTGCTGTTCCGATCTTCACGATGAACGTTTACGATCGCGTCTTTCCAAACGCCGCTCTCATCACGTTATGGTCATTGGTTTTGGGTGTTGGGCTTGCCCTAACGTTCGATGCGATACTGAAATGGATAAGAGCGCTGGTCGTGGATAAAGTTTCTCGCCGCGTTGATCTAGCGGTGTCATCAGAAATATTTAGGCATATTGCCGATCTGAGGCTTGATGCTGAAACGCAATCTGCGGGTTCCTTGATCAATAACCTCAAGGATTACGAGCAAGTTCGTGATTTCTTTTCGTCCCAAACGCTGGCTTCATTGACCGATTTGGCCTTCGCATTCCTGTTTATTGCTGTGATTGCCTATATCGGGGGGCCTTTGGCGTGGCCTCCTGCTATCGCGCTGACCGTCGTTATTATTATGGGCCTTGTCATACTTGTCCCGTTACGCACTGCGTCCAATGCCGCAAGACAGACCAGCGGTGTAAAGAACGCGGTTGCGGTAGAGGCCATCACGGATCTTGAAACACTAAAGGCCATTTCTGGTCAAAATCGCATGCAGGCGCGCTGGGAAAAGCAAGTTGCAGAAAGTGCCCGCGCGCAAGAACGCAGCAAGCGGCTGGCAACCTTCGCGACAACGTTGACGGCACTTGGCCAACAGGTTTCATCCATCGGTATTGTGATCCTTGGAGTTTACCTCGCGTTGGACGGTAGCCTGACAATGGGTGCGGTGATCGCAGCGATGATCCTTTCGGGTCGTGCCATGGCACCGACGGCTGCCTTGGCGGGGCTTTTTGTCCGTGCCGGGTTTGCAGTATCAACGCTGCGCAGTCTGAACGAACTTATGTCGCGTCCCTCAGACAAGAGCGCACCGGGTGTCACAATGAACGCCACTACCGAGGACGGAGCCTTTGAACTTCGCCAAGTGTCGCTTCAATACGAAGGGGCCAAGGTGCCGGCTATTCAAGATATTTCGTTCAAGACTGGACCGCGGGAACGGATCGGGCTTGTTGGTCCTGTGGGGGCGGGCAAGACCAGTCTTGTGCGCGTCATTTCAGGCCTCTACGCGCCCACCAATGGCATGGTCTTGTTGGACGGGTTGAACATTTCTCAACTTGGGTCGGCCCGTTTGCGACGAGATGTTCAGCTGGTCCCTCAAGAGGCTGTGCTCTTTTCCGGGACGCTTGCTGAAAATATTGCATTCGGAGTGCCGCAGGCCACCAGCGAAGATTTGCTGCGTGTCGCGCGTTTGGCGGGAGTTGACCGTATCGCAGCGGCTCATCCTCAAGGGTTTGCCATGCCCATTGGCGAGCGTGGGCGCAATCTGTCTGGTGGGCAACGGCAAATGGTTGCTCTTGCGCGTGCGTTGCTGCCACGTCCACGGGTGTTGATTCTGGATGAACCGACGTCATCAATGGACACGCAAAGCGAAAAACTGTTCATCCAAAGCCTGACGCGGGTGCTGGACGAATGGCCTATGTCACTCATTGTCTCAACGCATCGCATGGGATTGCTGGAACTGGTGGACCGGTTGATCCTTCTGGATCAGGGCGGGTTGGTGATGGATGGTCCCAAAGCGCAGGTCATTGAGCAGCTAAGCCGTAAAGACGAAAGAGATAAGGTTTGA
- a CDS encoding HlyD family type I secretion periplasmic adaptor subunit — MSKRDWEIIDFADGRDASKLRRSSGWLAMFLLIIVLMVTAGIVWAAFARIEEVARAQGRVVPSGRARTVESLEGGIVREILVAEGDLVTAGQVLARLDDTGSAANLGEFRAQQKALSARSLRLGAELVGPDIPDFSETNIDLDSPLALREIALFESRTASYLGQRVVLEAQSQQRAQEISEVEAAMERVEENIALLDEEIQIKTDSGVVPRVQILPIERERSSRRQERDGLRSRRDQALTALTEARARLAEAELQRRAEINIERSDTLNQLSVIQESLKSASYVVSRAALRAPVDGVVSALNVNTIGAVISPGEEVLRIVPIGDLLQVEARVRPEDIAFIRPDLPASVKLTSFDFTIYGALKGHVARIGVDAEQDEATGEIYYPIIVETEENSLQRGSTVLNIRPGMVASVDILTGERTVLDYLLKPFRKARLEAMRER, encoded by the coding sequence TTGAGCAAGCGGGACTGGGAGATTATCGACTTTGCTGATGGGCGCGACGCATCGAAGTTGCGCCGTTCTTCAGGGTGGCTCGCCATGTTTTTGCTTATCATCGTTCTGATGGTCACCGCAGGAATTGTTTGGGCCGCTTTCGCTAGAATAGAAGAGGTCGCCCGCGCCCAGGGGCGGGTCGTTCCATCTGGTCGTGCGCGCACTGTCGAAAGCCTAGAGGGCGGAATAGTTAGAGAGATACTTGTTGCTGAAGGGGATCTTGTCACGGCCGGGCAGGTATTGGCACGGTTGGATGATACTGGATCGGCGGCGAATTTGGGTGAGTTTCGTGCCCAGCAAAAAGCGCTAAGCGCACGCAGCCTGAGATTGGGGGCTGAACTTGTTGGCCCGGACATCCCGGATTTTTCTGAAACTAACATCGACCTCGATAGCCCATTGGCGTTGCGCGAGATCGCTCTTTTTGAGAGCCGAACGGCTTCCTACCTCGGGCAACGTGTTGTTCTTGAGGCACAATCCCAGCAGCGTGCTCAGGAGATTTCCGAGGTCGAGGCGGCAATGGAGCGGGTGGAAGAGAACATTGCGCTGCTTGACGAAGAGATTCAGATCAAAACCGATAGTGGTGTCGTGCCGCGCGTTCAAATTCTACCGATTGAGCGGGAACGATCTTCTCGTAGGCAAGAACGCGACGGATTGCGTAGCCGCCGGGATCAGGCCCTGACTGCACTCACCGAAGCCCGCGCGCGTTTGGCTGAAGCCGAACTGCAAAGGCGGGCGGAAATCAACATTGAGCGCTCTGACACGCTTAACCAACTAAGCGTGATCCAAGAGAGCCTTAAGAGCGCCTCCTACGTGGTTTCGCGTGCAGCCTTGAGAGCACCGGTAGATGGCGTTGTTTCCGCACTAAACGTCAATACAATCGGGGCGGTGATCTCACCGGGTGAAGAGGTGCTCCGCATCGTACCCATTGGTGATCTGCTCCAGGTCGAGGCACGGGTGCGACCCGAGGACATAGCCTTCATACGACCCGATTTACCCGCAAGTGTTAAGCTGACGTCGTTCGATTTTACCATCTATGGCGCGCTGAAAGGTCATGTCGCACGTATTGGTGTTGATGCGGAACAAGACGAAGCAACGGGAGAGATCTATTACCCGATCATCGTCGAGACCGAGGAAAACAGCCTCCAACGCGGCAGCACGGTTTTGAATATCCGACCAGGAATGGTGGCCTCGGTGGATATTCTCACTGGCGAACGCACGGTGTTGGATTACCTGCTTAAGCCGTTCCGCAAGGCCCGATTAGAGGCCATGCGGGAACGCTAA